In Micropterus dolomieu isolate WLL.071019.BEF.003 ecotype Adirondacks linkage group LG17, ASM2129224v1, whole genome shotgun sequence, one genomic interval encodes:
- the LOC123986329 gene encoding uncharacterized protein LOC123986329 isoform X2, whose protein sequence is MPRASPLIQVPQAPKHTPQSVYHPANSGTGSSTSYMHQHTHQQHAFTPILHQSLIMLPAPVVAQDRMFNLPRGTIKPSFVPVAAFPRSVQKSFRSTKPGRWSALHVCIAWKIYYHKQLKIQKMQQKPKPKSLHQELTPEYRASSRPDSAQHNESDQPSCRPPSLDSPHGHSGKTAENISHFSRPGSSPAFCNSRTAKREKLHGEKLEQSPNLCCREKLAEKQKHRDHQTDTEKDLPLTDKSWEQTMTQEVNGGRRGLLDRKRQLECHSFIKVKRIRQGIVEDQFGSSKTLCTDPSPFITTRMHPSSHTVPVQHINNLSGLYPNSSRCNVTRAPGGLISYPGAGMHPYQIATWQPMLDAHMRMDLHVRQNVLKDNSLNTSEAIRIPLAAQQQKEASSHGVFMPPLYLPLALRQQETVYLRGRGFLHSGHEDGHLHHFRHQLPHPGFLTTSYLGS, encoded by the exons ATGCCAAGAGCAAGCCCACTGATTCAGGTTCCTCAAGCTCCAAAACACACTCCGCAATCTG TATACCATCCTGCCAACTCAGGAACTGGTTCATCAACATCTTACATGCATCAGCACACTCACCAGCAGCATGCCTTCACTCCCATCCTTCACCAATCCTTGATCATGCTGCCTGCTCCAGTGGTAGCTCAGGACAGAATG TTCAACCTCCCCAGAGGAACAATAAAGCCCTCTTTTGTTCCTGTTGCTGCCTTTCCAAGATCAGTACAGAAGTCCTTCAGGTCTACA AAACCAGGGAGATGGAGTGCGCTGCATGTCTGTATTGCATGGAAGATTTACTACCACAAGCAACTCAAG atacagaaaatGCAGCAAAAACCCAAACCCAAAAGTCTCCATCAGGAACTGACACCTGAGTATCGGGCCTCCAGTCGACCTGACTCAGCACAACACAATGAATCAGACCAGCCCTCCTGCAGACCCCCCAGTCTGG ACTCTCCACATGGACACTCAGGAAAAACAGCTGAAAATATAAGCCACTTCAGCAGACCCGGATCTTCACCAGCGTTTTGCAACAGCCGTACGGCCAAGAGGGAGAAGCTTCACGGAGAGAAACTGGAACAGTCCCCGAACCTGTGCTGTAGAGAGAAACTCGCAGAGAAGCAGAAGCATAGGGACCACCAAACTGACACAGAAAAGGATTTACCTCTTACAGACAAATCTTGGGAACAAACAATGACTCAAGAAGTCAACGGTGGACGCAGGGGCTTGCTTGACAGGAAAAGGCAGCTTGAGTGCCACAGCTTCATTAAAGTGAAGAGGATAAGGCAGGGAATTGTGGAAGACCAGTTTGGTTCTTCTAAGACTTTGTGCACTGATCCATCTCCTTTCATTACAACTCGTATGCATCCATCGTCTCACACCGTACCAGTGCAACATATAAACAATTTGTCTGGCTTGTATCCTAACAGCAGTAGATGTAATGTTACCAGAGCTCCTGGGGGACTCATCTCTTATCCAGGGGCTGGAATGCATCCCTACCAAATTGCTACATGGCAGCCAATGTTGGACGCTCACATGAGAATGGATCTCCACGTCAGACAAAATGTCCTAAAAGACAATTCATTGAATACCAGTGAAGCGATCAGGATACCTCTTGCAGCACAGCAGCAAAAAGAGGCTTCTTCTCATGGTGTCTTTATGCCACCTCTTTATCTCCCCCTTGCTTTGAGGCAGCAGGAGACTGTTTACCTCAGAGGGAGGGGGTTTCTACACTCAGGCCACGAGGACGGTCACCTCCATCACTTCAGACATCAACTCCCTCATCCTGGCTTTCTGACAACATCCTACCTAGGGTCTTGA
- the LOC123986329 gene encoding uncharacterized protein LOC123986329 isoform X1, whose product MPRASPLIQVPQAPKHTPQSVYHPANSGTGSSTSYMHQHTHQQHAFTPILHQSLIMLPAPVVAQDRMQFNLPRGTIKPSFVPVAAFPRSVQKSFRSTKPGRWSALHVCIAWKIYYHKQLKIQKMQQKPKPKSLHQELTPEYRASSRPDSAQHNESDQPSCRPPSLDSPHGHSGKTAENISHFSRPGSSPAFCNSRTAKREKLHGEKLEQSPNLCCREKLAEKQKHRDHQTDTEKDLPLTDKSWEQTMTQEVNGGRRGLLDRKRQLECHSFIKVKRIRQGIVEDQFGSSKTLCTDPSPFITTRMHPSSHTVPVQHINNLSGLYPNSSRCNVTRAPGGLISYPGAGMHPYQIATWQPMLDAHMRMDLHVRQNVLKDNSLNTSEAIRIPLAAQQQKEASSHGVFMPPLYLPLALRQQETVYLRGRGFLHSGHEDGHLHHFRHQLPHPGFLTTSYLGS is encoded by the exons ATGCCAAGAGCAAGCCCACTGATTCAGGTTCCTCAAGCTCCAAAACACACTCCGCAATCTG TATACCATCCTGCCAACTCAGGAACTGGTTCATCAACATCTTACATGCATCAGCACACTCACCAGCAGCATGCCTTCACTCCCATCCTTCACCAATCCTTGATCATGCTGCCTGCTCCAGTGGTAGCTCAGGACAGAATG CAGTTCAACCTCCCCAGAGGAACAATAAAGCCCTCTTTTGTTCCTGTTGCTGCCTTTCCAAGATCAGTACAGAAGTCCTTCAGGTCTACA AAACCAGGGAGATGGAGTGCGCTGCATGTCTGTATTGCATGGAAGATTTACTACCACAAGCAACTCAAG atacagaaaatGCAGCAAAAACCCAAACCCAAAAGTCTCCATCAGGAACTGACACCTGAGTATCGGGCCTCCAGTCGACCTGACTCAGCACAACACAATGAATCAGACCAGCCCTCCTGCAGACCCCCCAGTCTGG ACTCTCCACATGGACACTCAGGAAAAACAGCTGAAAATATAAGCCACTTCAGCAGACCCGGATCTTCACCAGCGTTTTGCAACAGCCGTACGGCCAAGAGGGAGAAGCTTCACGGAGAGAAACTGGAACAGTCCCCGAACCTGTGCTGTAGAGAGAAACTCGCAGAGAAGCAGAAGCATAGGGACCACCAAACTGACACAGAAAAGGATTTACCTCTTACAGACAAATCTTGGGAACAAACAATGACTCAAGAAGTCAACGGTGGACGCAGGGGCTTGCTTGACAGGAAAAGGCAGCTTGAGTGCCACAGCTTCATTAAAGTGAAGAGGATAAGGCAGGGAATTGTGGAAGACCAGTTTGGTTCTTCTAAGACTTTGTGCACTGATCCATCTCCTTTCATTACAACTCGTATGCATCCATCGTCTCACACCGTACCAGTGCAACATATAAACAATTTGTCTGGCTTGTATCCTAACAGCAGTAGATGTAATGTTACCAGAGCTCCTGGGGGACTCATCTCTTATCCAGGGGCTGGAATGCATCCCTACCAAATTGCTACATGGCAGCCAATGTTGGACGCTCACATGAGAATGGATCTCCACGTCAGACAAAATGTCCTAAAAGACAATTCATTGAATACCAGTGAAGCGATCAGGATACCTCTTGCAGCACAGCAGCAAAAAGAGGCTTCTTCTCATGGTGTCTTTATGCCACCTCTTTATCTCCCCCTTGCTTTGAGGCAGCAGGAGACTGTTTACCTCAGAGGGAGGGGGTTTCTACACTCAGGCCACGAGGACGGTCACCTCCATCACTTCAGACATCAACTCCCTCATCCTGGCTTTCTGACAACATCCTACCTAGGGTCTTGA
- the zgc:112083 gene encoding histone H4 transcription factor — protein MMTTKRLDSFEVLCEWASCNFKGHTMEALSDHMSLHLKDYLGDNDALEELDEYACLWNGCEFLSMGSPAELEVHAYFHNYHGKLKFVGSQLLKSRPDLPSCNQGLHSNNLVPEGSDGYVCQWEHCDSSFNNPEWFYRHVDNHVESAEPQSFSQQQQALFCHWTGCDAFFKIRYRLREHMRSHTQERLVACPTCGSMFSSNTKLFDHLHRQAEPVESLVCEHCGKAFSSERLLRDHVRQHVNQVKCPFCDMTCTTLAALKIHIRFRHCDERPFPCDFCDKRFKNQRDLQKHTEVHNEGTVYRCTVEGCDYSCHTFQTMNHHFKRAHEVGGMSKYKCHICDKVFSWCYTLTLHLRKKHELKWPSGHSRFRYRKDVDGFLKVNMVRFETVEVTKEIMKNMAKKPQSLRKSTRTSSRNKRAAVTPESGRSPPAGSSSPSSSSSSSYSSELSGGEDVSSQASPRGSDSPVYCVMSTIPHIEEEPGGLSQEDCDGSGTSGAVQALTEVARGLGMDVV, from the exons ATGATGACAACTAAGAGGCTTGACAGTTTTGAGGTCTTGTGTGAGTGGGCTTCATGCAACTTCAAGGGCCACACCATGGAGGCGCTGAGCGATCATATGTCACTGCACTTAAAGGACTACCTTGGAGACAACGATGCCTTAGAGGAGCTGG ATGAGTATGCTTGTCTCTGGAATGGATGTGAATTTCTATCCATGGGTAGCCCTGCGGAGCTGGAGGTCCATGCTTACTTCCACAACTACCACGGTAAGCTCAAGTTCGTCGGTTCACAGCTGCTCAAATCCCGTCCTGATCTGCCCAGCTGCAACCAAGGCTTGCACAGCAACAACCTGGTTCCTGAAGGATCAGATGGATACGTTTGCCAGTGGGAACACTGTGAT AGTTCATTCAACAATCCCGAGTGGTTCTACAGACATGTGGACAATCATGTTGAAAGTGCCGAGCCGCAGTCTTTCTCACAACAACAGCAGGCTCTCTTCTGCCACTGGACAG GCTGCGATGCTTTCTTCAAGATCAGGTACCGTTTGAGAGAACACATGCGGAGCCACACTCAGGAGAGACTTGTAGCCTGTCCTACATGTGGCAGCATGTTCTCCAGCAACACAAAGCTGTTTGACCACCTACACAGGCAGGCCGAGCCAGTAG AGTCGCTGGTGTGTGAGCACTGTGGCAAAGCTTTTTCCAGCGAGAGGCTTTTGAGGGATCATGTTCGTCAGCATG TGAATCAGGTGAAGTGTCCCTTCTGTGACATGACCTGCACCACCTTGGCAGCTCTGAAAATCCACATCAGGTTCCGCCACTGTGATGAGCGGCCCTTCCCATGTGACTTCTGTGACAAGAG atttaAGAACCAGCGCGATCTACAAAAGCACACTGAGGTTCACAATGAGGGCACCGTGTATCGCTGTACAGTGGAGGGTTGTGATTATTCTTGTCACACATTCCAAACCATGAATCACCACTTCAAGAGAGCGCACGAG GTTGGGGGGATGTCAAAATATAAATGCCATATCTGTGATAAGGTCTTCTCCTGGTGTTACACTCTCACACTTCACCTTCGCAAGAAGCATGAGCTGAAATGGCCTTCTGGACATTCCCGCTTTAG ATACAGGAAGGATGTAGATGGCTTCCTGAAGGTAAACATGGTGCGCTTTGAGACTGTGGAAGTGACAAAGGAGATCATGAAGAACATGGCCAAAAAGCCACAGAGCCTTCGGAAAAGTACGAGAACCAGCAGCCGGAACAAGAGGGCTGCAGTCACACCAGAGAGCGGCCGAAGCCCTCCCGCAGGATCCTCCTCGCCCTCCTCCAGCTCATCCTCGTCATACTCCTCAGAGCTGTCTGGTGGGGAAGACGTTTCGTCTCAGGCCAGCCCCAGGGGCAGTGACTCTCCTGTCTACTGTGTCATGAGCACCATCCCTCACATTGAGGAGGAGCCTGGGGGATTATCTCAGGAGGACTGTGATGGTAGTGGGACATCTGGAGCAGTCCAGGCCCTTACGGAGGTTGCGAGGGGCCTGGGCATGGACGTGGTGTGA